The DNA segment gaatgacctttctatagtttatataatatttgactgaccaaatgattttcaaatgggacaaataagatatccacgtaaactagactaaaaaatgaacaacttatatgaaggagactttatgataaaatacttacaaaagcttcgaaatgggtgtgcaaaagacatcctaaaagctgtccgagagagagtgtttgatattctttcaatggaaagtgtaaatgaagataatttcgtggggaggggtggctggagatacttatggatgagatatggaagagatgaggctggagtgagagttaagtgtaggactctcttacttgaaatgagagttaagtgtaggactctcttacccggagtgagagtggagtgtaggactatcttacctaataatatctacaaaaatcaactcaagatatttttacccaataatattcacgaaattagcttaaaatatttttatccaataatatccacaaaattagcttaagatatttttatccaaaatatccacaaaatttagctcaatatatttttatccaataatatctacagttttgaacagacgttttttccgaaaatataaaaaagtgttattgcgccataagaccttaaataaccctccgagtctaatggcacaaaccataatacattttgacacttctaactatctccaaataatcaaaaacacatttcggataccatagtaaataataacactaactatgtagttagactaacacctatacgattaatggattcgtgaaaacttatgtggttttcacgagattcctaaaactaatagaaattttacaattaaatttctagcgggctgttacagaaaaggctgaaaataaaaagaagagaagCAATAGAACACTCGGGACCTCATGGCCGTGCACTGGACTCATCGTGAGAGGAGCAACGAGCAATAAGTTGGTGGCTAGGCACGGCAGTAGAGCATTGGGAAAGGGAGAGGGAACTGTTACacatgtggagagagagagagagagagagagagagagagagagagagagagagagagagagagggtgttCCATGTAGAGAGAGCTTTACCAAGGGAACAACCAAGGGGGTGGAGATACCGTGTGATGGTGACTCGTGGCGACACAAGGTTGGGCATGGTTGTTTAGGGTAGTGCAAAGGTAGTGCAAAGGCACCATGGGCTTGCTGTTTCCCGTGGGCTTTGGGCTTTGGATGGCTTTAGGATGCTCTTTTTTGTGTGTGGTGAAACAAAGGCTTCCATGCATGGGTTGGGGGCCGTGTGCTATGATTCCGTTCGCAGTTTCCATGGTGGTTCACAGTGGAGGAGAGGTTGTTGGTGTGGAAGATCTAGGCTTAAGTGCACGTTGTTCATGCATTGGGAAGGGCTGGAGTTTCGATCCCTTACGATGGTGGCTGACTAACTAGGATGCTACAGGGTGGTGGTCAAAGGTTGGCTGCTAAGGGGGCTGAGAGGTTGCCAGTGGGTCTAGGGTGGTTGTCACAAGAATCAGTGGCCACAGGTGGCTAGGTGTTTCCTGGTCGTGGAGACTTGTGGGGGAGGGAGACATGCAGATCACTAAGGGTGGAGGGTTGGCTTTGTTGCAGCAGGGGGATGCCGTGAGGGGTTGTGTGGGAGGGGAATATGCTGAGCGGGAACCCTAGCTTGGGGAAGACACGAACATGAAGGTtgcatatgtatataaatattatgtcaTGAACCCTAATTGGACACAAACTTGCATGGCATGGAAACAGGCTTGGAGACGTGCATAGGCGTGGGTTCTGAAATTGGTTCTCACGGCTTGGGTTTTGGGCCTAAGTGGTTTGGGCCCGTAGTCTATTCGAATGAGCTTTTCATATGCATAAACCCAAAAAATTTTAGAATGCAGGCTTTGCGCTGGGCACGAGTGTTACAATAAATAATGCCTCTGATTGATCAGGAATGTTATTTTACCAATTTATTTGAGAGTTATTCAAGATAAACTTTGAGGTCAATCATTATCACCACTTTCAtattcttataaataacacattcATTCATATACTCACATTAAGACAATTTCTctctaacttaggcatcggTGTTCTACTAGGCACCCTGTGCCACTCTCTCATCTATTGCAAGTCATTTGTACAGTTGGTGGTATGAAACACGTCTTCAACAACTAtataaaccatttttttttaaatatgtaatgttttaaaaaaaatatgtttaaaataaataacaaaacttaaaagagttttataatatttatttaccaatCAAATTGTCAAGAAAATTCagtaaagagaaataatatttacagttttaagaTGTATAAATCCTACACactcttttgaaaaatagaataaacttaagattcatataaaaaaataattttattaataatagaccctatatttttaaaataaatacttgAAACTTACATAataacaagatttttttttttaacatttgaaGTAGGATACATTTTTTGATCGAGAGATTGCACGATAATTATCTATTTGACATCTGAAAAAacgttcattttatttattaagaataattctacttattatttttatatactatatattatatttattttaatttatttttttataataaatatgtgaagtataaataataaataaaataatttaataaaaataaaataaaataattttaaaatatgttacgTGAAATAATGAATGGCATTCCCTCGACTCATTATACATCactctattattttttgttggatGATTAATGGCGTCTTATCAACATCAGGTAGGCGTCTTATCAACGTCaccttttatttatatatgttttgttgGAAGAGAAGTACAAACTCTTTTACTTCAAACCTTGCCAAGGGTTAAAGAAGCGGGTAATGTAAACTTGACACAATCACGGATGTCTACCCTGTAACTTTTGGGAAATGACATCTGCTTATAATGAACAAGGGAAGCAGAAAATATTgaaagtaattattatttatgattgtatattataaattttataaaaaatatctatatattttataaaaattttttatattttataaaaatttataaatatgtggTATGCAACATGAATGGTAGTTgctttctaataaattttaaaaatgttgcagtatcattatttaaaaaaaatattatctattattaaaaagttaattatttttattaattttatatttatttatttttaaaataattatacagtatttacataattattattataactatcatttttaaaagaataatcaCCACTTAAATAGGTTCataaatcatatttatttataaatattatatatattgtgtatgggtattattattattattattattataagtttCAGTGTATTTGATCATAAAAAATTCTGAAGCTCTATTAATTTGTCAGTTGTTAAAATATAGCCAGCGTGGCCAATGTCACATGCTTAGAAATtatagcaaaatacaaaaaacgaTCCCTCCAGTCCATATCCTCCCTCAATCATCTTGGCGGTGAGATTTTCCATCTTAGATCGGCACGTTAAAGGATATGCTTTAATAATCCTAGCTATGAAAACTGCACCACTCTAATAGTGGGGTCCtttgaattattttaacacCAAAATCATGGATGAGGTTATCTAGCAGCCTGCTACGTGTTTTTTTAGcagattaaagaaaaaataaaaaaaactggggtttttttcttgatttatttattttttaaataataattaaagtattttttaataaataaatagtatttgTTCAAATCAATTACTTGGAACTCTCAACGGGTGCTTTTCTACTATTTATTCAAATCAATTACTCGGAACTCTCAACGGGTGCCTTTCCAACACAGTAGGGTCTGTTTAATCAATAATTTCAACAATTTAAAGCAGGATAAGATATGAGTGTGGTGAATTCAACGAACCAATCCCACGTCATCAAAATTACTAATAAATCATtgaaaatagaattttatataagtaatatcATGTACaatcatatatagtatataaatattatatagttatttttaaaaaaataagatttattatttaaatattaattaatttttttaataaaaattttatatttatttactttttttaaaataattatatgatgcTAATATAGTTACgattgtaattattattatttttattaattgaatAATGTTATTGATAGTAAgttttgcataatttttttaaaaaaaatcgattttgttattagaaaataaaaataattatttttatgagatttataaatttttttttaaagaatacacAAGAATTATACAATCTAAAAtcgtaaatattattatttttaattatttaacatTAAGATTCGCAtatttataaacaaataaaaatatgcaGTGATTCTGATACGAGTACTgagattcaaaaaaaaaaaatctcacgcCAACTCCAACGTTCTCAATTATTTCAACGAAGTTTTCAAGTTGGGTCCACTCTTACTGTTGGTCTCGAATTGATAAACCGTAAAAAAACCTGATTTCTGTCTTTCCCAAGGGATGGATGGAAAATGAATACCGGGCAGTTCATGATCTCAGCGTTGAAATTTCTCTCATTATTTAAGCCCATATGGtctctcccttttcttttcttttggatgATATAATGCAGAAATGCGAAGACAATgcccatacatacatataggcTTATAGCTAGCGGCAGTAGCAGTCATGCATTAGAGTAGTATTGCTTGAAAATTACAGATCGACGAGAGAAAATAGCATTTCAACCCCCACAACTCGACGGTGGAATTAATTATTGATCAACCGAtacttttaatattaattttagagAAAGCACGAGCGAGCTAGCTAGACTCGGTTTGGTTATAAATATCGCCAAATCATTAACAAGAATTTCCACACTCATTCTACTCCTTTTCCTCATCTCTTTCTTTCTGATCTTCCTTCTAGCTTGCGACATGGATCCCtacaaggtatatatatatatacttccaaCTCAGATTTTATTTCTTCATGATCCTTAtaccattttcttaattaatcttCCCGGGGGATCGAGTCGTACGTTTCTTAGTTTTCATTTCtgctgttttattttcttttcattcatcCATGTTTCTTGGATTTTGTTGGCAAGAAGATTCATGCATGTATTCAATGATCGATCGATCTCAGACAGagaagtgtgtatatatatatatatgaagaattCTTTTTATTGTGAGCTAGCTAGCTTAAATTATTAATTCATGAGATGTTTAAGGTATCAGATCGATGGTTTGGGAGGAGTACTTCTTTTATTAACATGATGCCTGGTCATATATAGTTCCGTATGTTTAGATTTTTAAACGGGTTCACTACGTATACTtggagtattatatatatatatatatattattggggTATTTCGTGAAGTTCTTGATCTGTTTGTACACATCGTTGTGAGCATTTGGATCGATCGGTCTTGATGGAAAACTTGCTGTATATGGGTATAATAATTTGTGTTTACACGATGGCATGCAGTACCGCCCCTCAAGTGCTTTCAATACACCCTTCTGGACCACGAACGCTGGGGCTCCCGTTTTTAACAACGATTCAGCCTTAACCGTTGGATCAAGAGGTATTTTCCCTACGATTATTATTTATAGTCACTTTTGGTAATATACTTGCGTCATGACTCATGTTCATGCTTGGGAGACTCAGTCATAACTCATTAAAGAAAGTCACCCTTGTTATGTTTCAGATATTTTTTCTTTGGCTGAAACAAATAGAGTTGAAAAGATGCAGGATTTGTAACTCTGTTTCTGTTTCACAGGTCCAATTCTTCTTGAAGACTATCATCTGGTTGAAAAACTTGCCAACTTTGAGAGGGAGAGGATCCCCGAACGTGTTGTCCATGCTAGAGGAGCCAGTGCGAAGGGGTTCTTTGAGGTCACCCATGATATTACTCACCTCACATGTGCAGATTTTCTGCGAGCCCCCGGAGTTCAGACACCTGTGATTGTCCGTTTCTCCACTGTCATCCATGAGCGTGGCAGCCCTGAAACCATTAGGGATCCTCGAGGCTTTGCTGTTAAGTTTTACACGAGAGAGGTCAGGTTTTCTTCTGATATTTCATCAGGATATAATGAACAATCAGAGGCTGTATTGGATTGTAGTATTTATGTGTTTGGCTTGACGTTTTTCTTGGTGCTCAGGGTAATTATGATCTTGTGGGAAACAACTTCCCCATCTTTTTCATCCGTGATGCAATGAAATTTCCCGATGTGATCCATGCTTTCAAACCCAACCCTAAGACGAACATCCAGGAGTATTGGAGGGTTATGGACTTCCTCTCCTACCATCCAGAGAGTCTGAACACGTTCATGCTCCTGTTTGATGATATTGGTATTCCACAAGATTACAGACACATTGAAGGCGCAGGTGTTCATACATATACCCTGATCAACAAGGCTGGGAAAGTTACTTATGTTAAATTTCACTGGAAACCCACTCTTGGGGTCAAGTGTTTGTTGGAGGAAGAGGCTATTAGGGTTGGAGGAACTAATCATAGCCATGCCACTAAGGATCTGTATGACTCAATTGCGGCTGGAAACTATCCTGAGTGGAAATTCTACATCCAGACAATGGATCCCGCAGATGAGCACAAATTTGACTTTGACCCTCTCGATACAAGCAAATTCTGGCCCGAGGACATCTTGCCTCTGCAGCCAGTTGGCCGCTTGGTCTTGAACAAGAACATCGACAACTTCTTTGCAGAGAATGAGCAACTTGCATTCAACCCTGCCCATGTTGTTCCTGGTATCTACTACTCCAATGACAAGATGCTCCAGGGTCGGATCTTTGCCTATTCTGACACTCATAGGCACCGCCTCGGACCAAACTATCTCCAGCTACCAGTTAATGCTCCCAAGTGTGCTCATCACAACAATCACCATGAGGGTTCCATGAATATCATTCACAGGGATGAGGAGGTATTACATTTTTTGTCAATCAGATTCAGACTTGTATGCAAGCAACCTTGCTGTCTTGCACCCAGGAATGGTGGAAGATGCTAAGGTGGTCTTGTCTATTTATTCTGACCAAATGCTTTAATGCTAAATTTTAGGTAAATTACTACCCCTCGAGGTTTGATCCTGTTTGTCCTGCTGAGAGATTCCCCATTCCACGTGATATACTCTCTGGACTGCGTGAGCAGGTTAGTTCCTCCAATTGCATCcgtcttttttcaaaatgtacCTTCAACATGTTGTTGAATGTTCACCTCTGATCATGAAAGATCGGTTAATGCAGCGTGTTATTGAGAAGGAGAACAATTTTAAACAACCAGGAGATAGATACAGATCCTGGGCACCAGACAGGTAACTTGAGTTCCTCAATTGAtttaactataaatatatatatatatatataaatagatgggCTGTCAATTTAGCATTAATTTGCTTCTTTTTCACTTCTCTCGTGATCTTTCTCCCAGGCAAGATCGATGTGTCCACAGATGGGTTGAGGTTTTGTCTGATCCACGTGTCACCCATGAGATTCGCAGCATCTGGGTCTCATACCTCTCTCAGGTGatcctctctctttctattAAGTTCTTCAAAGGTTAGACCTGTGATCTTTTTTATGTTAACTGTTGGCATTGGCTATATATGTACAGGCTGACAGGTCTCTGGGTCAGAAGGTTGCATCTCGCATTAACGTGAGGCCAACCCTGTGAAAGGTGAAGCAAGTTGCATGTTTTTATAAGCTGAAGAAAATCGAGAATAAGATAAATCAGAATGTGAGGGGAAGGGACAAATTAAAGGAGTGTTGTTGATCCCATGCATATTTACTGTGTAATATCAGATACTGAAACCTTGGCATCTTGTGTTTGCTTCAATCCAATAAATGGCGGTTGAATATCTGCAATTAagttctatttatatttattttgagtcGGTTTCTGTACCCTCAATATTCTCCTTTCCTTTTGAGTCATGCAATATAACCTGGAGCCTTAAGGCGACGAGTAATTCTGTGAGGATCCTGTTTTCATATGGTTTGGAATCCAAGTCCAAGGCCCATTTCATTCATGAATGCACAGGAATTAAGTGGATTGGCATGATATGATTCTAGTTTCAGAATTTGCTCAAAGCAGCCTGACTGTTCTTGCAGCCACTTGCTAAAAAGAAAGTAGAATCTTTGGTTTCACTTTGAAGTCTAGTAAGAGCATTAAAATTccattacatataatttttcctaaattttagttAGAAATTACATTTCCTATAAATATTTCCTAAATTtgactcatttttaaaaaacttcatACATGTCATTccctattatttttctattctattaACTACTTACTCTTTTGTCTTTTTCCTCTGTTGAGCATTTCTAACTTCTATATAAATCTTAAGCATGGAGTTGATTTTTTATCCCGATATGtgaataattttgaaattaatacaAGTAATAAATATTTGACTTTTCGAatggttttttatttgtaacagagaaatacaaaattgaaaactaaaaaatacatatatattatttcatcaaTTATACGTACAAGTACCAGTATTACCTATTCAAACTAGCTCCAAAAAACAAATGTCATGTGCAAACAATAAAAGCGAGTTATCAAAAGTTTAGTACATGTCAccataatcataatttttcaaaataaattgtCAAAACAAATAATCACGATATCGAAATCAGAATAATCAAACTGGTTTTCTTTAGTATTTACTTATGTCTCTCTAAATCAATTTCTAGTCGATGTCTGCTAGTTTGGATGTCCATTGAAGTTTGTATCTTATGAAGTTTGGTTTTTAATCGGTTAATTGTCTTTTGCCCATATGCTGGTATTTATAGGTCATACCAATAGAAATGCCCGCAAGGCTGCTCATCCTGCACAATTGACAAGTATTGAAATATGTAAGCATATTAGTACAACTACATCTATTGCAAATAAGACCACCAACAAAGCATGTAAAATTACCTTATAATTTTGGCAACCGAAAAATCGGCGCCCCTCATTATCCTCAGTATGAGCAGTTCGTCAACATGCTTTAATAACATACTGGGTTTTCATTGCAATGATATTTTGTTGATCATGACATATTGGTAGTGTCACTACTTGACCTAGGCATTGGGtagtattatcttttttttttttttttttttttttttttttttttttttttttttttttttaagtttgtagACAAACAGTAAATATTTTCGTTCAAGTTTGTCTACTTTTTTTGGTAACTGGCTTAGGGACCAAATGGTAACATACAGGGAATTTGGCACCCTTCCTCGAATGGCTACAATAATTGGTTACCACTACTTATTGGCAGTTCGGGTTACCATGCCATGGAGGTGTGTGCCAAATTTCTTGCGACCTTACAAGGCTTTGTCATCATCACAACCAATGAGGTTAGATAaagaaaatccaataaaaacaagaaattaGCATGTAAATATCACAAAGCTTTGTCAAAAGAGAAATGAGATAAGCAATATATGGATTAAAAATACAACAATGTTCTAATAATGGATTAAAAGATGATATGCTATAAATgaataagagcattcacatttgcttccatAAAAAATGTGTATTCCGTGAGGTTTAgaatggtttttatttatttagagcATGCGTAATATAGGAGCTCAACCtcgaatggctgcaaaaccaTATACCCTGGTTGGCTTTTGTGAAaactatcacaaaatattgGTGGCCATCCAAGTTCGGATTACCCTGCCATATCAATGGAGCCCCATGGCTGAACACTTGTAAATTAACCCCACTCATCACAGCCTTACACTAGACATGCAGCCCTACTCAATATGCCTAAATCAATACCAAAAGTTGCAAAGGACAAAGGTAGAATTAAATCACAGCATGCAAAATCATAGCATCAATGTGGCTAACAATAAAAAGATCAAACTGAGCAGCAGTTATACAAAGTAGAAGAGCAAAATCAGAGCATGCAACAAGGATCAATTGGCATGCAAAATCACAGCCCCAAATGGCAAGTATTTCAAGTGAAAAACTGAGCATGAAAAATAATTCTcaacaaaaataatgaatacATCATCGTGGCTATCAAATTAAAGACCAAACTGAGCAGCATAATCACAAAGGTTTAAAGCAAACTCATAGCCTgcaaaattataacaatatgGCCAGTATACTTTGTGAAAATGAAAGCATGAAAAATAATTCCCAACAAAGATAATGAATGCATCAAAGTGGCTATCAAATTAAAGACCAAACTAAGCAGCAGATTTACTAAGAGTTAGAGCAAATGCACAGGTTGCAAAATCATTCAAACTAAGGATGCAAAATCATAGACCCAAATGGCAGCAGATATGGAGATGCAAAATTACATATTCAAATGGCTGCAAATCACATACCGAAAAGCAGCAAGTATATTCAAAAAAATTGGTAGTAGATTCATGTATTTAGAGAAAACTTAGAGCCTGCAAAATCAACATCTTCAATAAGAATGCAAAATCACAAACCCAAATGACTGCAAATGATAGACCCAAATACAAGCAAATGAAAGACCCAAATGGCAGCACATTACAGACCCAAATGGTAGCAAGTATATTCACCCAAAGCACAGACCCAAATGGCAACATATTCATGTATTTAGAGCAAATAGGCAAAATCAAATCTTCAATAGGAATGCAAAATCACATAACCGTGAGAGACCAATTTTCCCTAAATCACAAACCCTAGACAAATCGTGAGAGACCAATTGTTTTGAAATCAAAGACCCAATATTGCAGAACAAAGAAGTTGATGCTACAGTTTCGAGTAGCAAAACACCCAAATGGGTAAATCACAAGTCATTTCGAAGGTGTAAAATTAGACCCAACAAAATCGAAAGCACGGCTTAGCATTGATAAATCACAGAGtaatcaaaaggaaaaatcacAAATAAAACATGGAATCGATGGATGTAAACAATGAAGCATGCAAGGTGTATGCTAGGAAGAAGATGACTTGGCATAAAGCATcatatatgagagagagagagagagagagagagagagagagagagagagagagagagagagggagagagagagagagaccatgtGTGTGCGTAGGTCTTATCAGAGACGACAATGGAGGGGTTGTCGGATGGGAAGGCAAACGACAATCAAGGTGATAGAGATTCAAACCAAGGGCGTTGGCGTGGGATGAAACCGAAAAGAAAGGATTGGCCCAATAGCAAGCCCTAAAATGGGGAACAGAATGAAGCGCGTGTTTATAGTTTTCCccaaatacaaaccttataattTAGGGAAAACCATCCTTTAGGGAACCAGATGGGAATGCTCTAAGGGGTTATTTTCACTTGggatgttaagatataaaatatataataaaatctacatttttCCATCAATTTAAGCTTTTGAGACAAGTGGTAATTTCACATTGTATCAAAGTAGAGGTCTTAAGTTCGAACCCTGGCTCTACACTCTAtccattttaattaaatcttcCACATGTTAACATCATATTTCATACGCCTTTGGGATAGGTTGCTCAGTGGTTCGGACCTTCACTCGATCTACAAACAGTGTGACGATACTGGCTTTGGGCCCGGGTCGGTTATATATAGGCCTAGTGGCTTTGGGCTTAGACAAGGTTGAGTAAGCCCTCGGCTAGTCCGATGTGGTTGTACAGAATCCATGCGTATGGCCATGGTGGTGTACAGTAGATGAATGCAGGGAAAATAGAGAGAAGTAGACACAtggatttaagtggttcggcactAGGCCTACGTCTATGGGGGTTTGGGGAGGGGAGAATCCACTACATAAGCTTGATGTACAATCTCTCAGGGTCCCTCATCCTCACTGTACAACAGATTTACAGTTCATTCTTCCCGGTTTGGACACTATCACTGATGCTGCATCTGGA comes from the Carya illinoinensis cultivar Pawnee chromosome 8, C.illinoinensisPawnee_v1, whole genome shotgun sequence genome and includes:
- the LOC122319174 gene encoding catalase isozyme 3-like translates to MDPYKYRPSSAFNTPFWTTNAGAPVFNNDSALTVGSRGPILLEDYHLVEKLANFERERIPERVVHARGASAKGFFEVTHDITHLTCADFLRAPGVQTPVIVRFSTVIHERGSPETIRDPRGFAVKFYTREGNYDLVGNNFPIFFIRDAMKFPDVIHAFKPNPKTNIQEYWRVMDFLSYHPESLNTFMLLFDDIGIPQDYRHIEGAGVHTYTLINKAGKVTYVKFHWKPTLGVKCLLEEEAIRVGGTNHSHATKDLYDSIAAGNYPEWKFYIQTMDPADEHKFDFDPLDTSKFWPEDILPLQPVGRLVLNKNIDNFFAENEQLAFNPAHVVPGIYYSNDKMLQGRIFAYSDTHRHRLGPNYLQLPVNAPKCAHHNNHHEGSMNIIHRDEEVNYYPSRFDPVCPAERFPIPRDILSGLREQRVIEKENNFKQPGDRYRSWAPDRQDRCVHRWVEVLSDPRVTHEIRSIWVSYLSQADRSLGQKVASRINVRPTL